From Xylocopilactobacillus apis, a single genomic window includes:
- the pcrA gene encoding DNA helicase PcrA, with product MIKNTKSLTENMNDKQEEAIETTEGPLLIMAGAGSGKTRVLTHRIAYLIDEKNIAPWNILAITFTNKAASEMRERVETLLGTDGNKVMVSTFHSLCVRILRAEIDKLGYSKSFNIADTSESLVIIKNILKDFNIDTTKMPPRAFLEQISKQKNELITASQYAETADNYFLEKVATVFKEYEKRLKEYQTVDFDDLIMLTVNLFQNFPAVLEKYQERYQYIHVDEYQDTNRAQYILTTLLAKKHHNICVVGDADQSIYGWRGANMKNILNFKQDYPNAHIVLLEQNYRSTGNILHAANNVIDNNTERIKKKLWTDNGEGEKIHIYQARNENEEATFVVEQIQEQMKDHDFKYGDFGILFRTNAQSRIIEETLIKSSIPYQLFGGKRYYERKEILDVIGYLKVIANPDDMYSLQRIINVPKRGIGNTTLEKVRNYAGEHGLSEFETYGQADQIQITSKAKSELLNFYSMINNWRQKIQSDDLKITDLTQEIYDQTGYLKFYKSQNNPEAEARVDNLEEFLSVTKNFDEKITDSSFEELTDNKLVNFLTDLALVTDNDDEDDTNNVSLMTLHAAKGLEFPIVFIIGMEEGLFPSQRSIMENEEVEEERRLAYVGITRAKQVLYLIFAAQRVLYGRTQANRPSRFIDEIDQDIKEISSSFNYSEESMPRAQKVRSSYRSVYQAPHPVKKQQNEGSFQVGDKVEHKKWGQGIVVQVTGQNSEQEIDVAFKDNVGIKRLMASFAPITKV from the coding sequence ATGATTAAAAATACAAAATCACTAACAGAAAATATGAATGATAAACAAGAAGAAGCAATTGAAACAACGGAAGGCCCACTATTAATTATGGCCGGTGCCGGTTCTGGCAAGACAAGAGTTTTGACCCATCGAATTGCTTATTTAATTGACGAAAAAAATATTGCACCATGGAATATTTTAGCAATAACCTTTACCAACAAAGCTGCCAGTGAAATGAGAGAACGTGTTGAAACGTTACTTGGCACTGACGGTAATAAGGTCATGGTTTCTACTTTTCACTCTCTATGCGTCAGAATTTTAAGAGCTGAAATTGATAAATTAGGATACAGTAAATCCTTTAACATTGCCGATACCAGCGAATCATTAGTCATCATCAAAAATATTTTAAAAGATTTTAATATTGATACTACCAAAATGCCGCCAAGAGCATTTCTAGAACAAATTTCTAAACAGAAAAATGAATTAATAACGGCTTCTCAATATGCAGAGACTGCCGATAACTATTTTCTAGAAAAAGTCGCCACAGTTTTTAAAGAATATGAAAAAAGATTAAAAGAATATCAAACTGTTGATTTTGATGACTTGATCATGCTAACAGTAAATCTTTTTCAAAATTTCCCAGCAGTTTTAGAGAAATATCAGGAAAGATATCAATATATTCATGTTGATGAGTATCAAGATACTAATCGCGCCCAGTATATTTTGACGACGCTTTTGGCTAAAAAACATCATAATATTTGCGTTGTTGGAGATGCGGATCAGTCGATTTATGGTTGGCGTGGAGCTAACATGAAAAATATTTTAAATTTTAAGCAGGATTATCCCAATGCCCATATTGTTTTACTAGAACAAAATTATCGGTCTACCGGCAATATTTTACATGCAGCAAATAATGTCATTGATAACAATACAGAGCGAATAAAAAAGAAATTATGGACTGATAATGGTGAGGGTGAAAAAATTCATATTTATCAGGCGCGTAATGAAAATGAAGAAGCAACGTTTGTTGTTGAACAAATTCAAGAACAAATGAAAGATCATGATTTCAAGTATGGCGATTTTGGAATTTTATTTCGTACCAATGCTCAATCAAGAATAATTGAAGAGACTTTGATTAAATCAAGTATTCCGTATCAGTTGTTTGGCGGAAAACGTTACTACGAACGAAAAGAAATTTTAGATGTAATCGGATATTTAAAAGTAATTGCTAATCCGGACGATATGTACTCTTTACAAAGAATTATTAATGTTCCCAAAAGAGGAATTGGTAACACTACACTTGAAAAAGTTAGAAATTACGCTGGTGAACACGGGTTAAGTGAATTTGAAACTTATGGGCAGGCAGATCAAATTCAGATTACTTCAAAAGCTAAAAGCGAACTTTTAAATTTTTATTCGATGATCAATAACTGGCGTCAAAAAATTCAAAGCGACGATTTAAAAATTACGGATTTAACTCAAGAAATTTATGATCAGACTGGATATTTAAAATTTTATAAGAGTCAAAACAATCCAGAAGCAGAAGCAAGAGTTGATAATCTGGAAGAATTTTTATCAGTTACTAAAAATTTTGACGAAAAAATAACAGATTCTTCATTCGAAGAATTGACGGATAATAAATTGGTAAACTTTTTAACCGACCTTGCATTAGTTACTGATAACGATGATGAAGACGATACTAATAATGTTTCTTTGATGACGCTTCATGCGGCTAAAGGATTAGAATTTCCGATTGTCTTTATAATTGGAATGGAGGAAGGACTTTTTCCTAGTCAACGATCAATAATGGAAAATGAGGAGGTTGAAGAAGAAAGAAGACTAGCCTATGTAGGGATTACACGTGCAAAACAAGTTCTTTATTTAATTTTTGCGGCTCAACGTGTACTTTATGGGAGAACTCAAGCTAATCGACCATCTCGTTTTATTGACGAAATTGATCAAGACATTAAAGAAATTTCTTCTTCTTTCAATTATAGTGAGGAGTCAATGCCAAGAGCTCAAAAAGTACGATCTAGTTATCGAAGTGTTTATCAAGCTCCTCATCCTGTTAAAAAGCAACAAAATGAAGGAAGCTTTCAAGTCGGTGACAAGGTTGAACATAAAAAATGGGGTCAAGGTATCGTTGTCCAAGTGACTGGTCAAAATTCTGAACAAGAAATCGATGTTGCTTTTAAAGACAATGTTGGTATTAAAAGATTAATGGCTAGCTTTGCTCCAATAACTAAGGTTTAA
- the ligA gene encoding NAD-dependent DNA ligase LigA — protein MNNSDYENYIKLKDQLNIYRRQYYTEDAPTVQDFEYDRLYQELLKVESAHPEWVTNDSPSQNVGGAINSAFPKFRHEIPMLSMDDVFSLEESQASAERIKKFVNQTDVEFNLELKIDGLALSLIYENGRLVKGSTRGDGFVGEDITPNIFQIDDVPKTIPLKERIEVRGECYLGKDSFAELNNKRLEDGKSTFANPRNAAAGSLRQLDSSITKSRHLQTFIYFVIEPENYGLKTQSEALKQLQEWGFATNNQNRVVNDFKEVQNYIDEYQEKRLDLPYNIDGIVFKVNDFKLQSLLGNTVKVPRWEFAYKFPPIEAHTHLRTIEWTVGRTGVVTPTAVMDPVAVAGTTVRRASLHNFDFMKEKDIQLNDDVYIYKAGDIIPEVDRVDLKARKEKINYQEPSYCPDCGSKLVHLEEEVALRCINPMCPAQVRAHIEHFASRDAMNILGLGPKVVEKLYDLGLVATIPDLYKLDEAKLHQVSGFQEKSVIKLLDNINASKSRSLEKILYGLGIRFVGKTAALKISEKLKDIDHLISFLKTGEDLEIDTIGSVIQNSLINYFNNDEVLNMINELKTLNVNFKYIGNDEVSANPDNFFYNKKVVITGTLKNYNRRELTDLLNSQGAKVSSAVSSKTDYLIYGEEPGSKFEKANSLGIQLISEKRLDEIIQEN, from the coding sequence ATGAATAATAGTGATTACGAAAATTATATAAAATTAAAAGATCAATTAAACATTTATCGGCGGCAATATTACACAGAAGATGCACCGACAGTTCAAGATTTTGAATATGATCGCCTATATCAGGAACTTCTTAAAGTTGAATCTGCCCATCCTGAATGGGTCACCAACGATTCTCCCAGTCAAAATGTTGGCGGAGCGATAAATTCTGCTTTTCCAAAATTTAGGCATGAAATTCCAATGTTATCAATGGATGATGTTTTTTCTTTAGAAGAGTCTCAAGCTTCAGCTGAACGAATTAAGAAATTTGTAAATCAAACTGATGTTGAATTTAATCTGGAACTTAAAATTGATGGACTTGCATTATCTCTTATTTATGAAAACGGGAGATTAGTAAAAGGATCGACTCGCGGTGATGGTTTTGTCGGAGAAGACATTACTCCAAATATATTTCAAATCGACGATGTTCCGAAAACCATTCCTTTAAAAGAAAGAATCGAAGTTAGAGGAGAATGCTATCTAGGAAAAGACAGTTTTGCTGAACTCAACAATAAAAGATTAGAAGACGGCAAGAGTACATTTGCTAATCCGCGTAATGCTGCAGCGGGAAGTTTACGGCAATTGGATTCTAGTATTACTAAGTCTCGTCATTTACAAACTTTTATTTATTTTGTGATTGAACCAGAAAATTATGGTTTAAAAACGCAAAGCGAAGCTCTTAAGCAATTACAAGAGTGGGGATTTGCTACTAATAATCAAAATCGAGTCGTTAATGATTTTAAGGAAGTTCAAAATTATATTGATGAATATCAAGAAAAAAGATTAGATTTACCATACAATATTGACGGAATTGTATTTAAAGTTAATGATTTTAAGCTTCAATCCCTTTTAGGCAATACTGTAAAAGTACCGCGCTGGGAGTTTGCTTACAAATTTCCACCAATTGAAGCGCACACCCATCTTCGAACAATTGAATGGACTGTTGGTCGAACAGGAGTAGTTACTCCAACGGCTGTAATGGATCCAGTAGCTGTGGCCGGTACTACGGTTCGCCGAGCATCTTTACATAATTTTGATTTTATGAAGGAAAAAGATATCCAGCTTAATGATGATGTTTATATTTATAAGGCAGGGGATATCATTCCAGAAGTTGATCGGGTTGATTTAAAGGCTCGTAAAGAAAAAATCAACTACCAAGAGCCAAGCTATTGTCCAGATTGTGGTTCTAAATTAGTTCATTTAGAAGAAGAAGTTGCTTTAAGATGTATTAACCCGATGTGTCCAGCGCAAGTTCGGGCCCACATTGAACACTTTGCATCAAGAGATGCGATGAATATCTTAGGCCTCGGTCCTAAAGTAGTTGAAAAATTATATGATTTAGGATTAGTTGCAACAATTCCTGATTTATATAAATTAGATGAAGCCAAACTTCATCAGGTTTCTGGATTTCAAGAAAAATCAGTTATAAAACTATTAGATAATATTAATGCTAGTAAAAGCCGCTCCTTAGAAAAAATTTTATATGGATTAGGAATTAGATTTGTTGGAAAAACAGCAGCATTAAAAATTTCAGAAAAATTAAAAGATATCGATCATTTAATTTCATTTTTAAAAACTGGCGAAGATTTAGAAATTGATACCATCGGTTCCGTAATTCAAAATTCCCTTATTAATTATTTTAATAACGATGAAGTTTTGAACATGATCAATGAATTAAAAACTTTAAATGTTAATTTTAAATATATTGGAAACGATGAAGTTTCAGCAAACCCTGATAATTTCTTTTATAATAAAAAAGTAGTGATAACTGGAACTTTAAAAAATTATAATAGAAGAGAATTAACCGATTTATTAAATTCTCAGGGAGCGAAAGTGAGCAGTGCAGTATCATCAAAAACTGATTATTTAATTTATGGTGAAGAACCAGGATCAAAATTTGAAAAGGCAAATTCTTTAGGAATACAGTTAATATCGGAAAAAAGGTTAGATGAAATCATACAAGAAAATTAA
- a CDS encoding LTA synthase family protein — protein sequence MLILNPLPLAFLIFLLPLLFKKKWIQYTVMIILEIAESALVFFNVIYYREFTDFMTVNTMLGYSKVSEGLSTSSISLVKPHDFFYVIDVLVIVIALLYILFKKVFKHEKRNSILSWLQSLKSVSKQGLSALISGVVVSFFLVLSLSEIDRPQLLLRTFDRNYIVKYLGLDAFTFYDGFKTVQNKNVNVNKIPKDLNTVLEYKEKNYIEPNKKYYGIAKGKNVIIIHLESFQQFLLNYKLDGREVTPFLNSLLNNKNVLSFDNFFHQVGQGKTSDAETMLETGTFGLPQGSFFSSIAQDNTIQAAPAILQQKGDYTSAVFHGNTAGFWNRNNVYKNFGYDYFFHNDYFYNTPDSKVNLGIKDKLLFGESIKYLEHLPQPFYAKFITITNHMNFELSSKDSDFPLADTKDNVVNRYFRTANYLDESVHEFFNYLQTSGLLKNSVVVIYGDHFGISNDRNKNLAPLLNKSSEEWNNYNNAMVQRVPFMIYDEGIKGGVNHTFGGEIDVLPTLLHLLGIDTKNYVQLGQDLLNPKRSQVIAFRNHSFVSPKYTSYDGDLYDTATGSELTPDETQIKEIKKDQKKVNDKLNVSDLINNSNLLRFYTPAGFKPVDPNNYNYMNEYPRLLKQEKESSSKHQSVFISNSSKSTISDFKPSEKELIENPDEMTVPPTKINQNKAKK from the coding sequence TTGTTAATACTTAATCCATTACCTTTAGCATTCCTTATTTTTCTTCTTCCATTATTATTTAAGAAAAAATGGATTCAATACACAGTAATGATCATTTTGGAAATTGCTGAATCTGCTTTAGTTTTTTTTAACGTCATCTACTATCGAGAATTTACAGATTTTATGACGGTAAATACAATGCTTGGTTATTCCAAGGTTTCTGAAGGCCTTTCAACCAGTTCAATTAGTTTAGTAAAGCCACACGATTTCTTTTACGTAATTGATGTTTTAGTCATTGTCATTGCATTATTATATATTTTATTTAAAAAAGTTTTTAAACATGAAAAAAGAAACTCAATTCTATCTTGGTTGCAATCACTAAAATCCGTTTCTAAACAAGGCCTTTCAGCCCTTATTTCAGGTGTCGTGGTTAGTTTTTTTCTTGTTTTATCTCTAAGTGAGATTGATCGACCTCAATTATTATTGAGAACTTTTGACCGAAACTATATCGTTAAATATTTGGGATTAGATGCCTTTACTTTTTATGATGGTTTTAAAACTGTTCAGAATAAAAACGTTAATGTCAACAAGATCCCCAAAGACCTTAATACAGTTCTTGAGTACAAAGAAAAAAATTACATAGAGCCTAATAAGAAATATTATGGGATTGCCAAAGGTAAAAACGTGATTATTATTCATCTTGAAAGCTTTCAGCAATTTTTACTAAACTATAAATTAGATGGACGAGAAGTGACTCCTTTTTTGAATTCCTTACTAAACAACAAAAACGTTTTGTCGTTTGATAATTTTTTCCATCAAGTTGGTCAAGGTAAAACTTCTGATGCTGAAACAATGTTGGAAACCGGAACTTTTGGACTGCCGCAAGGATCATTTTTTAGTTCAATCGCCCAAGATAATACGATCCAAGCTGCTCCAGCAATTTTACAGCAAAAAGGTGATTACACCTCTGCAGTTTTTCATGGTAATACTGCTGGATTTTGGAATCGAAATAACGTTTATAAAAATTTTGGATATGATTATTTTTTTCATAATGATTATTTTTATAATACTCCTGATTCCAAGGTTAATTTGGGAATTAAAGATAAACTGCTATTTGGTGAAAGCATTAAATATTTAGAACATCTGCCGCAGCCTTTTTATGCTAAATTTATTACTATTACTAATCATATGAACTTTGAACTTAGTTCTAAAGACAGTGATTTTCCGCTGGCCGATACTAAAGATAATGTTGTAAACCGTTACTTTAGAACGGCCAATTATTTAGATGAATCAGTTCATGAATTTTTCAATTATCTTCAAACCAGTGGTCTATTAAAAAATTCGGTTGTGGTCATTTATGGTGATCATTTTGGAATTTCAAATGATCGAAATAAAAATCTCGCCCCTCTTTTAAATAAATCTTCTGAAGAATGGAATAACTATAATAACGCAATGGTTCAACGAGTTCCTTTTATGATTTACGACGAAGGAATTAAAGGTGGCGTAAACCATACATTTGGTGGAGAAATTGATGTTTTACCAACTCTTTTACATCTATTAGGAATTGATACTAAAAATTATGTTCAGCTCGGACAGGATTTGTTAAATCCCAAACGAAGCCAAGTTATCGCATTTAGAAATCATAGTTTTGTGAGTCCTAAATACACATCTTACGATGGAGATTTATATGATACGGCAACTGGCAGTGAACTTACTCCTGATGAAACCCAAATAAAAGAAATTAAAAAAGATCAAAAGAAAGTCAATGATAAACTAAACGTTTCTGATTTAATAAACAATTCTAATCTTTTAAGATTTTACACTCCAGCAGGTTTTAAACCAGTAGATCCTAATAATTATAATTACATGAATGAATATCCGAGACTCCTTAAACAAGAAAAAGAAAGTTCTTCTAAACATCAAAGCGTATTTATTTCAAATTCTTCAAAGTCTACTATTTCTGATTTTAAACCGAGCGAAAAAGAACTAATTGAAAACCCAGATGAAATGACAGTTCCACCAACAAAAATAAATCAAAATAAAGCCAAAAAATAA
- a CDS encoding ATP-grasp domain-containing protein — translation MTNVFLPGAVVGILGGGSDAFRLVLQLKYMGYQVAVFSEVSNSPAILSADFHFVGKITDRNKLDSFAIVSDIIILENNYINPFSAQYLSEHYYLPQGSNLLALSQDHYLNSLFLNDLNLNTVPNATAVSFDDLVMQTESIGFPLILKPIQKVLRKQYFVLNNMDDLNQISDLVQKFSFFVEAKIDIEAEYGLTLFKSRSQNIEINVLPVIRNYYNEHFDLLISTSNQGKISDRDLIEMKRIATEIATKQAFIGAISIEFYKAKNGMLYVKNVTEGLQKFGNLYQTILGKSQEELYIRANLGLPIPEIKKNANGVNIYFKQSDLNDIYTQIQIKPNWDFYFYPNKWKNPIDTAGYVSVKGNNLENIYERLMDTDIWNLPQGLFE, via the coding sequence GTGACAAATGTTTTTCTTCCAGGAGCTGTTGTAGGAATTCTTGGTGGTGGCTCTGATGCATTTAGACTTGTACTGCAGCTTAAATATATGGGCTATCAAGTTGCAGTATTTTCAGAGGTGAGTAATTCTCCAGCAATTTTATCAGCAGATTTTCATTTTGTCGGCAAAATTACCGACCGCAACAAGTTAGATAGTTTTGCAATCGTTAGTGATATTATTATTTTAGAAAATAACTATATTAATCCATTTTCAGCTCAGTATTTATCCGAGCACTATTATTTGCCGCAGGGATCAAATCTACTTGCATTATCACAAGACCATTATTTAAATTCGCTTTTTCTCAATGATCTTAATTTAAATACCGTTCCTAATGCAACTGCTGTCTCATTTGATGATTTAGTAATGCAGACAGAAAGCATCGGATTTCCTTTAATTTTAAAGCCAATTCAGAAAGTTTTACGTAAACAGTATTTTGTTTTGAATAATATGGATGACTTGAATCAAATTTCTGATCTCGTTCAAAAGTTTTCCTTTTTTGTTGAGGCTAAAATTGATATTGAAGCTGAATATGGTTTAACTCTGTTTAAGAGCAGGTCGCAAAATATTGAAATTAATGTATTACCAGTTATAAGAAATTATTATAATGAACATTTTGATTTACTAATTTCAACTTCAAATCAGGGCAAAATTAGTGATCGCGATTTAATTGAAATGAAAAGAATTGCCACGGAAATTGCTACAAAGCAAGCTTTTATTGGAGCAATTTCAATCGAATTTTACAAAGCCAAAAATGGGATGTTATATGTTAAAAATGTCACTGAAGGGCTTCAAAAATTTGGTAACCTTTATCAGACAATTTTAGGTAAATCTCAGGAAGAGTTATACATTAGAGCAAATCTTGGCCTCCCAATTCCTGAAATCAAAAAAAATGCGAATGGCGTTAATATATATTTTAAACAGTCAGATTTAAATGATATTTATACTCAGATTCAGATAAAACCAAATTGGGATTTTTACTTTTATCCTAACAAGTGGAAAAATCCAATTGATACTGCGGGTTATGTTTCCGTGAAAGGAAACAATTTAGAAAATATATATGAACGTTTGATGGATACGGATATTTGGAATTTACCACAAGGACTTTTTGAGTAA
- a CDS encoding glycoside hydrolase family 73 protein, translating into MKKTKKLVPFTVSLTVLLILLLLVFFIKKIDSVETTKRIDYSKSIQKEKLNEERKEELARSKEEQNKKYFIKTITPIAQQIQKEYHILASITIAQACLESDWGRSQLSTDYHNYFGVKGTGQNNTVSLETKEFINGKWIKKHDNFVVYRNLRDSVVAHAELLKNGTSWNSKQYQEVLNAKEFREASRALYKAGYATDPTYAEKLIAIINKYKLNQYDN; encoded by the coding sequence ATGAAAAAGACAAAAAAATTAGTGCCGTTTACTGTTAGTTTAACAGTTCTTTTAATTTTACTACTTTTAGTTTTCTTTATAAAAAAAATAGATTCAGTTGAGACGACAAAAAGGATCGACTATTCTAAAAGTATTCAAAAGGAAAAGCTTAATGAAGAAAGAAAAGAAGAACTAGCTCGAAGTAAAGAGGAACAAAATAAGAAATATTTTATTAAAACGATTACCCCGATTGCCCAACAAATTCAAAAAGAGTACCATATTTTGGCAAGCATCACAATTGCTCAAGCGTGTTTAGAAAGTGATTGGGGGCGCAGTCAGTTATCGACTGATTATCATAATTATTTTGGAGTAAAGGGAACCGGTCAAAATAATACAGTGTCGCTTGAAACCAAAGAATTTATTAATGGGAAATGGATTAAAAAGCATGATAACTTTGTGGTATATAGAAATCTTAGAGATTCAGTAGTGGCTCACGCAGAGCTATTGAAAAATGGAACATCGTGGAATTCAAAACAGTATCAAGAAGTTTTAAATGCTAAAGAATTTCGTGAAGCCAGTAGAGCTTTGTATAAAGCCGGTTATGCAACTGATCCAACATATGCTGAAAAATTAATAGCGATTATTAATAAATATAAATTAAATCAATACGATAATTAA